From the Lathyrus oleraceus cultivar Zhongwan6 chromosome 4, CAAS_Psat_ZW6_1.0, whole genome shotgun sequence genome, one window contains:
- the LOC127074656 gene encoding uncharacterized protein LOC127074656 isoform X2 has product MRTRNADSSSKSVTPKKTPPARKSAGESPVAKRTPPSKTRNAKKTEASPATEPITDSNPDQSEQQKSLASATTATKSAKRKTSGKSRTTVVATTPKLEEQLEAEADETRDVDDCEAAEKVVEAGNVSDIGADDAESEKEGGQSFFSVGLLDGKEQKPMEVDESVVGKVCELVEKGKSMEDSEPTVSQEAPLSFKQPGCNVMDLNMSVADNEDNTAAKEGGEVLKEEELNIPEEERGKEELIADEGARGKEELIADEGAKGKDELNDQGEKGKELNQQKRDKEILEFKMQDREKGKEELLEQEGKKAMEEFKIQEGEKGKEELKEQEVEKGKEELKEHEEEKGKEVLKEPVGEKEKEEFKVHKAQKDNENFKEEKLENAKGEETNIIGHEEHFSVEVQGQLQKEFDPEKYGVEGPKSGELIDLEEQGRVELEEEDPEEDPEEDPEELPEQTETLDEEHIDFEDIAKQRKIRKEHEIFVGGLDRDATEEDLRKVFQRIGEVVEVRLHKNSSTNKNKGYAFVKFAIKEHAKKALSEMKNPVIHGKRCGTAPSEDNDTLFLGNICNKWTKEIIKQKLKDYGVEGLENITLVPDVQHEGLSRGFAFLEFFCHADAMLAYKRLQKPDVIFGHAERTAKVAFAEPVHEPDPEIMAQVKSVFINGLPLHWEEDHVRELLKSYGDIVKVVLARNMSTSKRKDYGFVDFSTHEAALACVDGVNKSELGDGASKIKVRARLSNPLPKMQAVKGDMCGGLRIGQARSEAHPRSGLGRGRGRHPFNNRGNFNRGRSFYHHGGRSQIGRGFWDDPDFSMHPDFHQRQFGPQGAMGGGHYAGSLGGAPFAGPSRHYYDREWYGFPDGGPGEPIPPRRPCSPGGRFYGIPDGGPGEPIPPRRPYSPGGRFYGIPDGGPSEPIPPRRPYSPGGRFYGIPDGGPGEPIPPRRPYSPGGRFYGIPDGGPGEPIPPRRPYSPGGQFYGIPDRGPGEPIPPRRPYSPGGQFDVPFMGRHVDDPYLYDDNMRGIKRPFYMTDPEPDYMGPNRVRPRFDYTDPSIFHGTQYHDYAGAGSRQYPHDYYGSHHGRGPYSSFYGGNGPHEDRYYY; this is encoded by the exons ATGAGAACTCGAAATGCAGATTCGTCCTCCAAATCCGTAACCCCTAAGAAGACACCGCCGGCGAGAAAATCCGCCGGAGAATCTCCCGTCGCGAAGCGCACACCTCCATCCAAAACCAGAAACGCCAAGAAGACGGAGGCATCGCCTGCAACCGAGCCTATAACCGATTCCAATCCGGATCAATCTG AGCAGCAAAAATCATTAGCCAGTGCTACTACCGCTACGAAATCTGCGAAGAGGAAAACATCAGGTAAGTCGAGGACAACAGTGGTTGCCACCACTCCAAAGTTGGAAGAGCAATTGGAGGCTGAAGCTGATGAAACTAGAGACGTAGATGATTGTGAAGCGGCAGAGAAAGTGGTAGAAGCTGGAAATGTTAGCGATATTGGTGCGGATGATGCGGAGAGTGAAAAAGAAGGGGGACAAAGTTTTTTCTCTGTTGGATTGTTGGATGGGAAGGAACAAAAGCCCATGGAAGTGGATGAATCTGTTGTTGGAAAAGTTTGTGAATTGGTCGAAAAGGGGAAGAGCATGGAAGACAGTGAACCGACTGTTTCTCAAGAGGCTCCTCTTTCTTTTAAACAACCAGGATGCAACGTCATGGATCTCAATATGTCTGTGGCTGATAATGAAGATAATACTGCTGCAAAGGAAGGAGGGGAAGTGTTGAAAGAGGAAGAATTGAATATACCGGAAGAAGAGAGAGGAAAGGAAGAGTTGATAGCAGACGAGGGAGCAAGAGGAAAGGAAGAGTTGATAGCAGACGAGGGAGCAAAAGGAAAGGATGAGTTGAACGATCAAGGAGAGAAAGGAAAAGAGTTGAACCAACAAAAACGAGATAAAGAAATTTTAGAGTTTAAAATGCAGGATAGAGAAAAAGGAAAGGAGGAGTTGCTAGAACAGGAAGGAAAGAAGGCAATGGAAGAGTTTAAAATACAGGAAGGAGAAAAAGGAAAGGAAGAGCTGAAAGAACAGGAAGTAGAGAAAGGAAAAGAAGAGTTGAAGGAACATGAAGAAGAGAAGGGAAAGGAAGTGTTAAAAGAACCAGTAggagagaaagaaaaagaagagtTTAAAGTACACAAAGCACAGAAAGACAATGAAAATTTTAAAGAAGAGAAATTAGAAAACGCAAAAGGAGAGGAAACAAACATTATTGGACATGAAGAGCACTTTAGTGTAGAAGTACAAGGCCAATTGCAAAAAGAATTTGATCCCGAAAAGTATGGCGTTGAAGGGCCAAAGAGTGGTGAATTGATAGATCTTGAAGAACAAGGGAGGGTGGAGCTTGAGGAGGAAGATCCAGAGGAAGATCCAGAAGAAGATCCAGAGGAACTGCCCGAACAAACCGAGACATTGGATGAAGAGCATATAGATTTTGAAGATATTGCAAAGCAGCGAAAGATTAGGAAAGAGCACGAGATATTTGTTGGTGGGTTGGATCGTGATGCTACAGAGGAAGATCTGAGAAAGGTTTTTCAGAGGATTGGGGAGGTAGTGGAAGTCAGGTTGCATAAAAATTCGTCAACAAATAAAAATAAGGGATATGCTTTTGTGAAGTTTGCCATTAAGGAGCACGCAAAGAAAGCTTTGTCTGAAATGAAGAACCCTGTT ATACATGGTAAACGATGTGGCACCGCACCTAGTGAGGATAATGACACATTATTCTTGGGAAATATTTGCAATAAATGGACAAAAGAAATT ATTAAACAGAAGCTGAAGGATTATGGTGTAGAAGGGCTTGAAAACATTACACTCGTACCAGATGTTCAACATGAAGGCTTGAGCCGGGGCTTTGCATTCCTTGAGTTTTTTTGTCATGCTGATGCCATGCTTGCATACAAGAGACTTCAAAAGCCTGATGTCATCTTTGGTCATGCTGAGCGAACTGCTAAGGTAGCCTTTGCCGAACCGGTACATGAACCAGACCCAGAGATAATGGCACAAGTGAAGTCTGTGTTTATTAATGGTCTCCCTCTTCACTGGGAGGAAGATCATGTGAGGGAGCTGTTAAAATCTTACGGTGATATTGTAAAAGTTGTTTTGGCGAGGAATATGTCCACATCTAAGAGAAAGGATTATGGATTTGTGGATTTTTCTACACATGAAGCTGCTTTAGCTTGTGTTGATGGTGTAAATAAATCAGAATTGGGAGATGGGGCATCAAAG ATAAAAGTGAGAGCTAGGCTTTCAAACCCTTTGCCTAAAATGCAGGCTGTCAAGGGTGACATGTGTGGTGGCCTCCGCATTGGTCAGGCTAGGAGTGAAGCTCACCCAAGATCGG GTCTTGGGCGGGGGCGAGGAAGACATCCCTTCAATAACAGGGGAAATTTCAACAGAGGCAGGAGTTTCTATCATCATGGGGGCCGCAGTCAAATTGGAAGGGGTTTTTGGGACGACCCTGATTTTAGTATGCATCCGGATTTCCATCAGCGGCAATTTGGTCCACAAG GAGCTATGGGGGGTGGACATTATGCAGGTAGTCTAGGTGGTGCTCCATTTGCTGGTCCATCTAGACATTATTATGATAGAGAATGGTATGGTTTCCCTGATGGAGGCCCCGGTGAGCCTATTCCTCCAAGAAGGCCATGCTCTCCAGGTGGACGGTTTTATGGTATCCCTGATGGAGGTCCGGGTGAGCCTATTCCTCCAAGAAGGCCATATTCTCCCGGTGGACGGTTTTATGGTATCCCTGATGGAGGCCCTAGTGAGCCTATTCCTCCAAGAAGGCCATACTCTCCAGGTGGACGGTTTTATGGTATCCCTGATGGAGGCCCTGGTGAGCCTATTCCTCCAAGAAGGCCATATTCTCCTGGTGGAAGGTTTTATGGTATCCCTGATGGAGGCCCTGGTGAGCCTATTCCTCCAAGAAGGCCATACTCTCCAGGTGGACAGTTTTATGGTATCCCTGATAGAGGCCCTGGTGAACCTATTCCTCCAAGAAGGCCCTACTCTCCAGGGGGACAGTTTGACGTGCCTTTTATGGGAAGGCATGTTGATGATCCATATCTGTATGATGACAATATGCGTGGAATAAAACGTCCATTTTATATGACT GATCCTGAACCTGATTACATGGGGCCTAACAGAGTTCGCCCACGATTTGATTATACAGATCCATCTATATTTCATGGAACTCAATACCATG ATTATGCTGGGGCTGGCAGCAGGCAGTACCCACATGACTATTATGGTTCTCAT CACGGCAGAGGTCCATACTCATCATTCTATGGGGGCAATGGCCCTCATGAAGACAGATACTATTATTAG
- the LOC127074656 gene encoding uncharacterized protein LOC127074656 isoform X5, protein MRTRNADSSSKSVTPKKTPPARKSAGESPVAKRTPPSKTRNAKKTEASPATEPITDSNPDQSEQQKSLASATTATKSAKRKTSGKSRTTVVATTPKLEEQLEAEADETRDVDDCEAAEKVVEAGNVSDIGADDAESEKEGGQSFFSVGLLDGKEQKPMEVDESVVGKVCELVEKGKSMEDSEPTVSQEAPLSFKQPGCNVMDLNMSVADNEDNTAAKEGGEVLKEEELNIPEEERGKEELIADEGARGKEELIADEGAKGKDELNDQGEKGKELNQQKRDKEILEFKMQDREKGKEELLEQEGKKAMEEFKIQEGEKGKEELKEQEVEKGKEELKEHEEEKGKEVLKEPVGEKEKEEFKVHKAQKDNENFKEEKLENAKGEETNIIGHEEHFSVEVQGQLQKEFDPEKYGVEGPKSGELIDLEEQGRVELEEEDPEEDPEEDPEELPEQTETLDEEHIDFEDIAKQRKIRKEHEIFVGGLDRDATEEDLRKVFQRIGEVVEVRLHKNSSTNKNKGYAFVKFAIKEHAKKALSEMKNPVIHGKRCGTAPSEDNDTLFLGNICNKWTKEIIKQKLKDYGVEGLENITLVPDVQHEGLSRGFAFLEFFCHADAMLAYKRLQKPDVIFGHAERTAKVAFAEPVHEPDPEIMAQVKSVFINGLPLHWEEDHVRELLKSYGDIVKVVLARNMSTSKRKDYGFVDFSTHEAALACVDGVNKSELGDGASKIKVRARLSNPLPKMQAVKGDMCGGLRIGQARSEAHPRSEIGLGRGRGRHPFNNRGNFNRGRSFYHHGGRSQIGRGFWDDPDFSMHPDFHQRQFGPQGAMGGGHYAGSLGGAPFAGPSRHYYDREWYGFPDGGPGEPIPPRRPCSPGGRFYGIPDGGPGEPIPPRRPYSPGGRFYGIPDGGPGEPIPPRRPYSPGGQFYGIPDRGPGEPIPPRRPYSPGGQFDVPFMGRHVDDPYLYDDNMRGIKRPFYMTDPEPDYMGPNRVRPRFDYTDPSIFHGTQYHDYAGAGSRQYPHDYYGSHHGRGPYSSFYGGNGPHEDRYYY, encoded by the exons ATGAGAACTCGAAATGCAGATTCGTCCTCCAAATCCGTAACCCCTAAGAAGACACCGCCGGCGAGAAAATCCGCCGGAGAATCTCCCGTCGCGAAGCGCACACCTCCATCCAAAACCAGAAACGCCAAGAAGACGGAGGCATCGCCTGCAACCGAGCCTATAACCGATTCCAATCCGGATCAATCTG AGCAGCAAAAATCATTAGCCAGTGCTACTACCGCTACGAAATCTGCGAAGAGGAAAACATCAGGTAAGTCGAGGACAACAGTGGTTGCCACCACTCCAAAGTTGGAAGAGCAATTGGAGGCTGAAGCTGATGAAACTAGAGACGTAGATGATTGTGAAGCGGCAGAGAAAGTGGTAGAAGCTGGAAATGTTAGCGATATTGGTGCGGATGATGCGGAGAGTGAAAAAGAAGGGGGACAAAGTTTTTTCTCTGTTGGATTGTTGGATGGGAAGGAACAAAAGCCCATGGAAGTGGATGAATCTGTTGTTGGAAAAGTTTGTGAATTGGTCGAAAAGGGGAAGAGCATGGAAGACAGTGAACCGACTGTTTCTCAAGAGGCTCCTCTTTCTTTTAAACAACCAGGATGCAACGTCATGGATCTCAATATGTCTGTGGCTGATAATGAAGATAATACTGCTGCAAAGGAAGGAGGGGAAGTGTTGAAAGAGGAAGAATTGAATATACCGGAAGAAGAGAGAGGAAAGGAAGAGTTGATAGCAGACGAGGGAGCAAGAGGAAAGGAAGAGTTGATAGCAGACGAGGGAGCAAAAGGAAAGGATGAGTTGAACGATCAAGGAGAGAAAGGAAAAGAGTTGAACCAACAAAAACGAGATAAAGAAATTTTAGAGTTTAAAATGCAGGATAGAGAAAAAGGAAAGGAGGAGTTGCTAGAACAGGAAGGAAAGAAGGCAATGGAAGAGTTTAAAATACAGGAAGGAGAAAAAGGAAAGGAAGAGCTGAAAGAACAGGAAGTAGAGAAAGGAAAAGAAGAGTTGAAGGAACATGAAGAAGAGAAGGGAAAGGAAGTGTTAAAAGAACCAGTAggagagaaagaaaaagaagagtTTAAAGTACACAAAGCACAGAAAGACAATGAAAATTTTAAAGAAGAGAAATTAGAAAACGCAAAAGGAGAGGAAACAAACATTATTGGACATGAAGAGCACTTTAGTGTAGAAGTACAAGGCCAATTGCAAAAAGAATTTGATCCCGAAAAGTATGGCGTTGAAGGGCCAAAGAGTGGTGAATTGATAGATCTTGAAGAACAAGGGAGGGTGGAGCTTGAGGAGGAAGATCCAGAGGAAGATCCAGAAGAAGATCCAGAGGAACTGCCCGAACAAACCGAGACATTGGATGAAGAGCATATAGATTTTGAAGATATTGCAAAGCAGCGAAAGATTAGGAAAGAGCACGAGATATTTGTTGGTGGGTTGGATCGTGATGCTACAGAGGAAGATCTGAGAAAGGTTTTTCAGAGGATTGGGGAGGTAGTGGAAGTCAGGTTGCATAAAAATTCGTCAACAAATAAAAATAAGGGATATGCTTTTGTGAAGTTTGCCATTAAGGAGCACGCAAAGAAAGCTTTGTCTGAAATGAAGAACCCTGTT ATACATGGTAAACGATGTGGCACCGCACCTAGTGAGGATAATGACACATTATTCTTGGGAAATATTTGCAATAAATGGACAAAAGAAATT ATTAAACAGAAGCTGAAGGATTATGGTGTAGAAGGGCTTGAAAACATTACACTCGTACCAGATGTTCAACATGAAGGCTTGAGCCGGGGCTTTGCATTCCTTGAGTTTTTTTGTCATGCTGATGCCATGCTTGCATACAAGAGACTTCAAAAGCCTGATGTCATCTTTGGTCATGCTGAGCGAACTGCTAAGGTAGCCTTTGCCGAACCGGTACATGAACCAGACCCAGAGATAATGGCACAAGTGAAGTCTGTGTTTATTAATGGTCTCCCTCTTCACTGGGAGGAAGATCATGTGAGGGAGCTGTTAAAATCTTACGGTGATATTGTAAAAGTTGTTTTGGCGAGGAATATGTCCACATCTAAGAGAAAGGATTATGGATTTGTGGATTTTTCTACACATGAAGCTGCTTTAGCTTGTGTTGATGGTGTAAATAAATCAGAATTGGGAGATGGGGCATCAAAG ATAAAAGTGAGAGCTAGGCTTTCAAACCCTTTGCCTAAAATGCAGGCTGTCAAGGGTGACATGTGTGGTGGCCTCCGCATTGGTCAGGCTAGGAGTGAAGCTCACCCAAGATCGG AAATAGGTCTTGGGCGGGGGCGAGGAAGACATCCCTTCAATAACAGGGGAAATTTCAACAGAGGCAGGAGTTTCTATCATCATGGGGGCCGCAGTCAAATTGGAAGGGGTTTTTGGGACGACCCTGATTTTAGTATGCATCCGGATTTCCATCAGCGGCAATTTGGTCCACAAG GAGCTATGGGGGGTGGACATTATGCAGGTAGTCTAGGTGGTGCTCCATTTGCTGGTCCATCTAGACATTATTATGATAGAGAATGGTATGGTTTCCCTGATGGAGGCCCCGGTGAGCCTATTCCTCCAAGAAGGCCATGCTCTCCAGGTGGACGGTTTTATGGTATCCCTGATGGAG GCCCTGGTGAGCCTATTCCTCCAAGAAGGCCATATTCTCCTGGTGGAAGGTTTTATGGTATCCCTGATGGAGGCCCTGGTGAGCCTATTCCTCCAAGAAGGCCATACTCTCCAGGTGGACAGTTTTATGGTATCCCTGATAGAGGCCCTGGTGAACCTATTCCTCCAAGAAGGCCCTACTCTCCAGGGGGACAGTTTGACGTGCCTTTTATGGGAAGGCATGTTGATGATCCATATCTGTATGATGACAATATGCGTGGAATAAAACGTCCATTTTATATGACT GATCCTGAACCTGATTACATGGGGCCTAACAGAGTTCGCCCACGATTTGATTATACAGATCCATCTATATTTCATGGAACTCAATACCATG ATTATGCTGGGGCTGGCAGCAGGCAGTACCCACATGACTATTATGGTTCTCAT CACGGCAGAGGTCCATACTCATCATTCTATGGGGGCAATGGCCCTCATGAAGACAGATACTATTATTAG
- the LOC127074656 gene encoding uncharacterized protein LOC127074656 isoform X3, with the protein MRTRNADSSSKSVTPKKTPPARKSAGESPVAKRTPPSKTRNAKKTEASPATEPITDSNPDQSEQQKSLASATTATKSAKRKTSGKSRTTVVATTPKLEEQLEAEADETRDVDDCEAAEKVVEAGNVSDIGADDAESEKEGGQSFFSVGLLDGKEQKPMEVDESVVGKVCELVEKGKSMEDSEPTVSQEAPLSFKQPGCNVMDLNMSVADNEDNTAAKEGGEVLKEEELNIPEEERGKEELIADEGARGKEELIADEGAKGKDELNDQGEKGKELNQQKRDKEILEFKMQDREKGKEELLEQEGKKAMEEFKIQEGEKGKEELKEQEVEKGKEELKEHEEEKGKEVLKEPVGEKEKEEFKVHKAQKDNENFKEEKLENAKGEETNIIGHEEHFSVEVQGQLQKEFDPEKYGVEGPKSGELIDLEEQGRVELEEEDPEEDPEEDPEELPEQTETLDEEHIDFEDIAKQRKIRKEHEIFVGGLDRDATEEDLRKVFQRIGEVVEVRLHKNSSTNKNKGYAFVKFAIKEHAKKALSEMKNPVIHGKRCGTAPSEDNDTLFLGNICNKWTKEIIKQKLKDYGVEGLENITLVPDVQHEGLSRGFAFLEFFCHADAMLAYKRLQKPDVIFGHAERTAKVAFAEPVHEPDPEIMAQVKSVFINGLPLHWEEDHVRELLKSYGDIVKVVLARNMSTSKRKDYGFVDFSTHEAALACVDGVNKSELGDGASKIKVRARLSNPLPKMQAVKGDMCGGLRIGQARSEAHPRSEIGLGRGRGRHPFNNRGNFNRGRSFYHHGGRSQIGRGFWDDPDFSMHPDFHQRQFGPQGAMGGGHYAGSLGGAPFAGPSRHYYDREWYGFPDGGPGEPIPPRRPCSPGGRFYGIPDGGPGEPIPPRRPYSPGGRFYGIPDGGPSEPIPPRRPYSPGGRFYGIPDGGPGEPIPPRRPYSPGGQFYGIPDRGPGEPIPPRRPYSPGGQFDVPFMGRHVDDPYLYDDNMRGIKRPFYMTDPEPDYMGPNRVRPRFDYTDPSIFHGTQYHDYAGAGSRQYPHDYYGSHHGRGPYSSFYGGNGPHEDRYYY; encoded by the exons ATGAGAACTCGAAATGCAGATTCGTCCTCCAAATCCGTAACCCCTAAGAAGACACCGCCGGCGAGAAAATCCGCCGGAGAATCTCCCGTCGCGAAGCGCACACCTCCATCCAAAACCAGAAACGCCAAGAAGACGGAGGCATCGCCTGCAACCGAGCCTATAACCGATTCCAATCCGGATCAATCTG AGCAGCAAAAATCATTAGCCAGTGCTACTACCGCTACGAAATCTGCGAAGAGGAAAACATCAGGTAAGTCGAGGACAACAGTGGTTGCCACCACTCCAAAGTTGGAAGAGCAATTGGAGGCTGAAGCTGATGAAACTAGAGACGTAGATGATTGTGAAGCGGCAGAGAAAGTGGTAGAAGCTGGAAATGTTAGCGATATTGGTGCGGATGATGCGGAGAGTGAAAAAGAAGGGGGACAAAGTTTTTTCTCTGTTGGATTGTTGGATGGGAAGGAACAAAAGCCCATGGAAGTGGATGAATCTGTTGTTGGAAAAGTTTGTGAATTGGTCGAAAAGGGGAAGAGCATGGAAGACAGTGAACCGACTGTTTCTCAAGAGGCTCCTCTTTCTTTTAAACAACCAGGATGCAACGTCATGGATCTCAATATGTCTGTGGCTGATAATGAAGATAATACTGCTGCAAAGGAAGGAGGGGAAGTGTTGAAAGAGGAAGAATTGAATATACCGGAAGAAGAGAGAGGAAAGGAAGAGTTGATAGCAGACGAGGGAGCAAGAGGAAAGGAAGAGTTGATAGCAGACGAGGGAGCAAAAGGAAAGGATGAGTTGAACGATCAAGGAGAGAAAGGAAAAGAGTTGAACCAACAAAAACGAGATAAAGAAATTTTAGAGTTTAAAATGCAGGATAGAGAAAAAGGAAAGGAGGAGTTGCTAGAACAGGAAGGAAAGAAGGCAATGGAAGAGTTTAAAATACAGGAAGGAGAAAAAGGAAAGGAAGAGCTGAAAGAACAGGAAGTAGAGAAAGGAAAAGAAGAGTTGAAGGAACATGAAGAAGAGAAGGGAAAGGAAGTGTTAAAAGAACCAGTAggagagaaagaaaaagaagagtTTAAAGTACACAAAGCACAGAAAGACAATGAAAATTTTAAAGAAGAGAAATTAGAAAACGCAAAAGGAGAGGAAACAAACATTATTGGACATGAAGAGCACTTTAGTGTAGAAGTACAAGGCCAATTGCAAAAAGAATTTGATCCCGAAAAGTATGGCGTTGAAGGGCCAAAGAGTGGTGAATTGATAGATCTTGAAGAACAAGGGAGGGTGGAGCTTGAGGAGGAAGATCCAGAGGAAGATCCAGAAGAAGATCCAGAGGAACTGCCCGAACAAACCGAGACATTGGATGAAGAGCATATAGATTTTGAAGATATTGCAAAGCAGCGAAAGATTAGGAAAGAGCACGAGATATTTGTTGGTGGGTTGGATCGTGATGCTACAGAGGAAGATCTGAGAAAGGTTTTTCAGAGGATTGGGGAGGTAGTGGAAGTCAGGTTGCATAAAAATTCGTCAACAAATAAAAATAAGGGATATGCTTTTGTGAAGTTTGCCATTAAGGAGCACGCAAAGAAAGCTTTGTCTGAAATGAAGAACCCTGTT ATACATGGTAAACGATGTGGCACCGCACCTAGTGAGGATAATGACACATTATTCTTGGGAAATATTTGCAATAAATGGACAAAAGAAATT ATTAAACAGAAGCTGAAGGATTATGGTGTAGAAGGGCTTGAAAACATTACACTCGTACCAGATGTTCAACATGAAGGCTTGAGCCGGGGCTTTGCATTCCTTGAGTTTTTTTGTCATGCTGATGCCATGCTTGCATACAAGAGACTTCAAAAGCCTGATGTCATCTTTGGTCATGCTGAGCGAACTGCTAAGGTAGCCTTTGCCGAACCGGTACATGAACCAGACCCAGAGATAATGGCACAAGTGAAGTCTGTGTTTATTAATGGTCTCCCTCTTCACTGGGAGGAAGATCATGTGAGGGAGCTGTTAAAATCTTACGGTGATATTGTAAAAGTTGTTTTGGCGAGGAATATGTCCACATCTAAGAGAAAGGATTATGGATTTGTGGATTTTTCTACACATGAAGCTGCTTTAGCTTGTGTTGATGGTGTAAATAAATCAGAATTGGGAGATGGGGCATCAAAG ATAAAAGTGAGAGCTAGGCTTTCAAACCCTTTGCCTAAAATGCAGGCTGTCAAGGGTGACATGTGTGGTGGCCTCCGCATTGGTCAGGCTAGGAGTGAAGCTCACCCAAGATCGG AAATAGGTCTTGGGCGGGGGCGAGGAAGACATCCCTTCAATAACAGGGGAAATTTCAACAGAGGCAGGAGTTTCTATCATCATGGGGGCCGCAGTCAAATTGGAAGGGGTTTTTGGGACGACCCTGATTTTAGTATGCATCCGGATTTCCATCAGCGGCAATTTGGTCCACAAG GAGCTATGGGGGGTGGACATTATGCAGGTAGTCTAGGTGGTGCTCCATTTGCTGGTCCATCTAGACATTATTATGATAGAGAATGGTATGGTTTCCCTGATGGAGGCCCCGGTGAGCCTATTCCTCCAAGAAGGCCATGCTCTCCAGGTGGACGGTTTTATGGTATCCCTGATGGAGGTCCGGGTGAGCCTATTCCTCCAAGAAGGCCATATTCTCCCGGTGGACGGTTTTATGGTATCCCTGATGGAGGCCCTAGTGAGCCTATTCCTCCAAGAAGGCCATACTCTCCAGGTGGACG GTTTTATGGTATCCCTGATGGAGGCCCTGGTGAGCCTATTCCTCCAAGAAGGCCATACTCTCCAGGTGGACAGTTTTATGGTATCCCTGATAGAGGCCCTGGTGAACCTATTCCTCCAAGAAGGCCCTACTCTCCAGGGGGACAGTTTGACGTGCCTTTTATGGGAAGGCATGTTGATGATCCATATCTGTATGATGACAATATGCGTGGAATAAAACGTCCATTTTATATGACT GATCCTGAACCTGATTACATGGGGCCTAACAGAGTTCGCCCACGATTTGATTATACAGATCCATCTATATTTCATGGAACTCAATACCATG ATTATGCTGGGGCTGGCAGCAGGCAGTACCCACATGACTATTATGGTTCTCAT CACGGCAGAGGTCCATACTCATCATTCTATGGGGGCAATGGCCCTCATGAAGACAGATACTATTATTAG